The Caldisericaceae bacterium genome segment TTTTTAAGAAGAGTATCAATGTAGTGGTTGTAAATGGGGATTCTCTCTTTCTGTCGATAGGGACCGTAGGGTCCTTCTTTAAGATAACCTTCATCCCAATCAAGGCCTAACCAGGTAATATCCCTTACCATACTCTCTATAGCAGCAGGGGTAGAACGCTTTTCATCTGTATCATCCAATCGAAGAATAAAAGTGCCTCCATTATGGCGAGCAAAAAGATAATT includes the following:
- a CDS encoding glutamate--tRNA ligase, whose protein sequence is MVRVRYAPSPTGEIHVGNARTAIFNYLFARHNGGTFILRLDDTDEKRSTPAAIESMVRDITWLGLDWDEGYLKEGPYGPYRQKERIPIYNHYIDTLLKNGHAYELYYTDEEVESIRSEYEKALKTFSYRKLKE